The Spirosoma sp. SC4-14 DNA window TGGCAATTTACCGGTAACGGTCTACAACCGGCTTATTGGCTATCTGCTGGTACTGGTTTGCTACCTAAGTGGCGCTTACGAAACCGATTATCAACTGGTCGAGCAGTTTGGATTCAGCGTCAATCATACCTTATTGCTCGGAACCTATAACCTCGGCTTTGCTTTTGGTATTCTGCTATTTGCCTACCGAAATCAGGTACGGAGCTGGATGATACAGGCCTCTCTACTGGGTGCGCTGATGGTACTGCTCTACATTACACTCTTCAATCCGGCCGTTATGGAACTGCTGGGCGGATATTTTCAGGGAACAGAAGGTAGCCTGGCTGGCTATTTTGCTCATTATCTGAGTCTGCTGTTCTTAACGGGTATTTTGTTTTTGCTCGACACGTTCCGTCGATCTCTGGCTCACTTACCTACCCTGATCAATCGGTGCTGGCCGTGGGTTCTGGGCTTTGTGATTGTTTATACGGCCAGTGCTGAATTGTTTGCCCATATCATTTATTTCAATTTTTCGGAAGTCGACATTGTGCATCAGCCTGCCCAGCGTATTGCCATGAACAACCGCTATTATTCACTTCTGACCCAAACCAGCAAGGTAGGCTTACCTATACTCTGGGGGCTTTGCGCCTTCGGGTTTATGTATCTGGGTTTATCGCACCGAAATCGGGCATACCGAATCATGTCGCTTAGTTTATTCGCTATAACGCTCTTCAAACTGTTTTTTTATGATCTTCAGGGTATTTCGGAAGGCGGACGCATTGCTGCGTTTATTTCGCTTGGCGTACTATTATTGATTATTTCGTTTATGTATCAGCGCATCAAACGGCTTATCTTGTCCAACGATTCTACTCCACCTGCTCCTGAACTATGATTCTGCGTTTTTGGCTGGTAGCCGGTTGTGTGTTGATAACGTCCGTAATCCGGGCACAGTCGTTCCGGTTGCAGGCTCGTGTCGATACGGTTCGCCAATCGGGTTATTACCGTATTCTGCTTCCGGTTGATGTGGTTGGGCAACTTAACCCAAACCTGACCGACATTCGGCTATTCGCCAGCCAGCAGGAAATACCTTATCTGTTGGTTCAGAAACCGCCCGTTCCCGCAACCCGATTTGTAGAATACGAGTTGGCAATGAGAACCATTCAGCCTCATGCCAGCACAACACTACTGATCCGCAATCGGGCAAAGAGCCGAATCAGCTCGCTGGCGCTGGTTATTCGGAATACGAACGTGCGCAAAAAATTGCGATTGAGCGGTAGTACGGATACTCAAAACTGGTATGCCATCGACGATGAAATCTGGCTCGAACCCAATTCGGGCCATGCAGCCCCAACTGACACCCTTACGATTCATTTTCCCGTAAATGATTACGAATATTATCAGTTGGTTCTCAACGATTCGATCAGCACGCCGTTAAATATTCTTCGCATTGGCTATTACCAATCAACAGCGCAACGGGGGACTTATTCGGTACTACCCAACCTCTTGCTATCGCAACGCGACAGCAGCAATCAGAAGACCTATATTCGCCTTAGCCGAGCCACGGCTACCCATTTCGACAAACTCATTTTTGTCCTGAATCAATCAACTCCTTTCCACCGCCGGGCAGAAGTGGGTTTGATTACTACCCGAAAAAAAAAGCATGGCCATATCGAAAAATGGTTTGAGCCCATCCGGTCGATCGAACTCAGTTCGGCCGATAGTAACGTTGTCTATCTGCCGGGCATAAAAACCAAAGATCTATATGTAGTTATCGACAATGGCGACAGTCCGCCCCTTTCATTGAGGACAATTAAGGCATATCAGTTAACAACCTATTTACTTGCCAGCCTAACAGCAGGCACCACATATCATCTTCGTTTTTCGGCTTCCGGTGCCCCCGCACCCACGTATGACCTATCCTATTTCAGGGCAAACCTACCCGTTGCCCCCCCTATTATTGGCGTTGGCCCCACAACGACACTTTCTCCAGACACAAAAAAAGCGGTGCTCTGGTTTAGCGACAGTCGCATTATCTGGCCAGTATTAGGATTGGTATTGTTGCTACTTGGCTTCTTCTCATACCGAATGCTCAATGAAGTAAGTCAGCGAACCGTTCGTTGATCTGATAACGCATTCTCCAGTTTAAACACCCAGGCATATTGACAGGGAATGGTAGCCGGTGTAACGGCAGGCGGAACAATGCTATTGCCTTTCATCGCTATTGTACCGTTAAAACCCAACAACGACACACGGGTCGGTTTCTTTATTGCCGGTATGGCAATAGGCTGTGTGGGCCACTCCGTGCAGATGGCGTATAAATCATTGCCCTTTCTGGTAAAAAATAGCCTGGTATCTTTCGTTACTTTGGGTGCGTTTTCCCAGGCCCGGCTCTTGTAAATAGCATCGCCATTTACAGCCAGCCAGTCGCCAATGTCGTGCAGTCGTTGCTGCATAATAACCGGAATTCGTCCATCGGCGGTTGGACCAATATTGAGTAACAGGTTGCCACCCCGCGCAACCTTATCGATCAAAATACCGATCAGTTGCCTGGAGGTCGAATAATCGTCCAGAATCTCGGCCCGGTTATAGCCAAACGACGAACCAATACCCCGGCACTCTTCCCACGGGCGTGCAAACTTCACGCCTTCCGAATTGCCATCGTGAATCAGATCATATTCAGTTGTAAAGATACCGCCATGTTTGGAGCGGGTTTCTTTACCCCACCGGTCGTTGACAACCACGTCGTTTTTCACGGGCGAATCGTTATAGAGCCACGCCAGAAATTCGGTGCTTTTCCAAACTTCGCTCGGGTGGTCCCACTCGCCATCGGTCCAGAGAATATCGGGTTTGTAGCGCGTAACGAGGTCTTTCATCTGCGGAATCATGTGGTTATCCACATAGGCATTCACATCACTTTTGTAGAGCGGATTGAACCATTCATAGAGCGAGTAGTAATAGCCCATTCGGAGACCTTTATCGCGTACGGATTTGATCAGATCGCCCGCCAGATCGCGGTGTGGTCCAACATCCACGGCATTCCAGTTCCACGACTGTGCACTGGGCCATAGGGTGAAACCTTCGTGGTGTTTGCTGGTTAAAACCACATAGCGTGCCCCGGAGCGTTTAAGTATATCGGCCCACTCGTCGGGTTTGAAGAGTTCGCACGTAAAGCCTTCCGCAAAATCCTGGTATTTAAAATTTTTACCATAAACCCGATCCTGAAATTTGGTAAAAATCGGATAAGCTGGGCTTTTCGGGTCGGTCGATTTCCACCAGTACCATTCGGCATACCGGTCATATACACCAACGCCATCGCGGGCGGTTGGGCCAAAGGCCGGAACCGAAAACAGCCCCCAGTGAATGAAAATACCGAATTTAGCATCTTCGAACCAGCCCGGAACCGGTCGGCTGTCGATAGATTCCCAGGTAGGCTTGTATTGTGCATTCACGCCAGAAAGGAAAGCACAGCAAAAAATAACTAACAATAAACGTTTCATGAGTCGTCACTGCTTTTACAGAAAAGCAAAAACGGCAGACTATATACCAAATAAATGTTTAGAGACTGATAACTCCTGATAGGATGGCACTGCCATGTTTAACCATCAAAAACGATCGTTTTTGCCAGCCTGTTCAAACACGCTGAGTCCAATGAAAGCAATTATCCTGCGGCTTACTGGATAAACTTTTGAAAAGAAAAAGCTGGATCGCGCATCTCGATTTCATTCTCGCCCGACTCATGTTGCGCTTCTGCTGCATAAACAAGCATTTGTTGTTCATAATGGTTAATAGCCTCTTCCAGGGTTGCATGCTTGCCGTTTGTGAGGTTATCTGATAAAATTAATGCGTCTATCAGTCCGGTATTTACACCCTGACCCGCAAAAGGAGGCATCAGGTGAGCAGCATCACCAATAAGCGTAATCGGTAAAGGACGATCATTTTTCCAGGGCTCAGTTAAGGGCAGTTTTCGGGTCGGCAATCCAACAAAAAAAGAGGTTGCGCTAACTAACTGCCTGTAAGGTGCGCTCCAGGTTGAGAACCTGTTTAGAAGAAACGTACTAATGCTGTCGGTATTCTCAAAATCCAGTCCATTAGTGTGGCTCCATTCCTGGGGTTTTTCAAAAATCACACCGTAGGTTAATATACCGTTGTTATAGGGGTTTGCGACCAACAAATTTCCTTCATAAGCGGCCATCAACCTGTGGCTATTGCATAATTGATAAAACTCCGGGCATTTTACTTCCGGTTGAGGCACATCGCCCTGTATGATAAACGTTCCGGTTTCTTCTACTTCAGAATCTGTCACATAACTTCTTACTTTAGACATACCGCCGTTAGCTACGATCACAAAATCGGCAGTGGCATCAGGTTTATTTTCGAACTGTAACAACCATTGGCCGTTACAGGCTTCTAGCCCGATTAACTTCCTATCCCACACCACTGTGTTGCTTTTTAAACTGTCAAGCAACATTTTCCGCAAATCATTTCTGTTTATTTCCGGGTTATCGTACCGATTTTCGGGGGTGGGTGTTTTAGTGGTTACTATAGTTCCATGCGGGTTAGCAATGTTTATCCCCATAGGTAATGCTATAGCATAGTAGCGTTCAAGCAATCCTGCTTTTTTCATGGCTTCCTGCCCTGATTTTTTGTGCAGATCGAGCGTACCGCCCCAGATTCTTGTTTGTGCATCTTTATCTCTCTCGTAAACCATTACGTCGACTCCAGCTTGTTGTAGTAATCTTGCCATGGTGAGACCAACGGGGCCTGCACCGATAATGGCTACCTGTTTATGCGTCAGTAACATGATTTTGTCTGGTTTTCATGATCAGTCAGAAGCACAAAAGTCCCGAATGCTCGTATGGCATTCTTGTATAAACGCGACAAAATTGTTAGCCAGCGCCGGTTGCCGACTCGCTATAAAATTCGGATCTTCATTTTGGATACAATTATCAGCATTCAGGAAACACCTGTCGAACGCCACTACCTGAATTTTGTGTCATACGAAACAATCAAATAGTATGACCACAACAAACCAAACAGACGCCAGCACTGCTGTAGAGAGCAAAGCCGTTACGTTCAAATCAAATGGACTCCGCATTGCCGGTATGTTATATCTTCCCGCCGATTTTCGCGCATCAGCACAGCCACGTCCGGCCATAGTAGTAGGCCACCCTGGCGCCGGGGTAAAAGAACAGACTGCCGGACTATACGCCGGGTTGCTGGCCAACAATGGATATGTTGCTCTGGCCTTCGACGCTGCTTATCAGGGCGAGAGCGAAGGGTTGCCCCGGAATTATGAAGACCCTACACAACGGATCGAAGATATTAAGGCTGCTGTTACCTTCCTGGCTTCGATGCCGGAAATAGATGCCAATAGAATTGGTGTGCTGGGCATCTGTGCTTCTGGCGGTTATGGCGTGGCAGCAACTGCAACTGACCATAGGATAAAAGTACTCGCAACAGTATGTGCAGCTGGTATCGGACACCAGTTTCGGCAGGGAGGAGATGGATTGCAAAGTCCACAAGTAATACAGGCACTGCTTGAGCAGGCAGCGGCAGACCGTTGTGAAGTAGACAATGGAAAGGAACCCGGCGAATTCTCTATCTTCCCCCCTACTGCCGAACTGGCTAAAGCCCTGGGCCAGCATGTATATGAAGGATGGGAATACTATTGCACCGACAGGGGATATCATCTGCGTTCAGCAAAAACTTTTACGTGGAAGAGCGTAGAGCTTGTTGCTGGATTCGACGCCTTCCGCTTTGCCAACCTGATTGCCCCTCGCCCACTGCTGATGATTGCAGGGTCGGAAGCAAAAACGTTGTGGATGACGCAGGAGGCAATAAAAACAGCTCAAGAGCCTAAAGAGCTGTTTATGATTGATGGTGCCACACACGTAGACCTGTATGATAAAATGGAGTTTGTAACGCCTGCCATTACTAAGCTCCTTGCGTTTTATACTACTACACTGTAAGCCATTGGTAAGAAGCCTCTTTATTGATCAGGCAGATAAGGAGGCTTCTTATTGTAAATACCTCATTTTGTATCTTTAAACCATGAAGAAGATGGCCGCCACTCCTCACCCGATCAATTCAATATCAGAACTACACCGCCTGCTGGGTCTTCCCAAACCGCTGCAACCGATGGTGAGCCTGGTACACAACTGTACTGTGAACCTGAGGAAAGACCAGTTTCCTCAGGCACTGCTCCTTAATTTTTATAAGATGTCTTTCATAGAAGACATGCGTGGAAAAGTAAAATACGGCCAGAGCTACTATGATTTCGATGAAGGTGGGATGGTATTTGTAGCGCCGGGCCAATTGCTCACAGCAGCGTCGGATGTCAATGAATATGAAGGTTTCAATCTTTTTGTACACCCAGATTTTTTGCGTGGCTATCCACTGGCAGCTACTATCGAAACGTATCATTTCTTCACCTATACTGCCAACGAAGCGCTGCATCTTTCGGCAAAGGAGCGAACAACGATCATTTCTGTTTTTAAGATCATTGAAGACGAACTGGAGTCGCATATTGATGATTCCAGTCAGGATGTAATTATTTCGCAGATAGAACTGCTACTCAATTACAGCAATCGTTTTTACAAACGTCAGTTTACGACCCGCAAAGTGCTGAATAATGATCTGCTGGCCAGGCTGGAACGGGTGATGGATGCTTACCTCGATCAAGATATGGCCCTAACCGACGGTCGGCCTACAGTGCACTACCTGGCAGAACAACTGAACGTTTCTCCTCACTATTTAAGTGATATGCTCCGTACGCAAACCGGGCAGAATGCTCAGCAACATATACACGGGAAAATAATAGAGCGGGCAAAACTACTCTTGAGTAACACTGGTCTTACGGTGGCAGAGGTAGCCTATCAGTTGGGCTTCGAATATCCGCAGTCTTTCAATAAACTCTTCAAGCAGAAGACGCATGTTTCTCCGCTTGAGTTTCGTAAAGCGTTTAACTGATGCAACAGAGTGCCTGGGCCAGAATGGATAACCTCATGCCCCCGACCGTCTGGAGCACAAGGTTTCAACGTGCTGCATCAGGCTGGTGTGAACGCAATCAAATCGTCGCTTAGAACTAGTTTATTCTTCTTTCTCTTCCGTGCGAATACTGCCGGTGTGGTGCCACTATACCGCTTGAACTCCCGGCTTAGGTGGGCCTGATCGGTATAACCGAGTTCATACGCTAAGCCAGCAAGGCTGGCATTAGGATACAGCCATAAGTGGTTTCGCACTTGCTCAAAACGCATCAGGCCCGATACATCTTTCACACTATGCCCAGAGAATTGTTTGAATTTTCTTTCCAATGTACGAACGGTTGCATGAGCCGTTGTTGCTAGTTGGCTTACTGGCATAGTGCCGTTTGCGGCTCTCATCGCAGCTCCAGCTTTGAATAGCATACTGCCCGTGTCGATGCCCGACCGCGCATTCAGGAAATACGGTATGAGCTGAGCCAGTGCATCTTCTGGCTTACCCGCCAGCATCCACTCAGCCAGCGTAGATTGAAGTTGAACAATAGGGTGCTCAAAAATACGCACGTTATCTTTTCCCGAAGGCAGCCCAAGCAGCGTGAACACGGTCCATGGAAAGCACCTGACACCAATAATTTCCAAACGGTGCTGAGCGTAAAAAATGACAGGCCGATTGAGCAGACCCACCATAAACGGTGATGGCAGCGTTAGTAAGTCGCCATGATAAACGGTGCTACAGGCGCTTCCGAAATAAAAAATAATTTCGGCATAACCATCTGGTATTACTTCAAAGCCCGATTGTTGCTCTCCGAAGTCACGCCTATCATACCAAAAGCATTTTATGGTATCCCGTAACTCTTCAGGAGGTTCAAACTCCTGGTGCTGCATGCAGATAGCTGGCATAGGCAGATTATAAGCTATGGCTATATCGTCAACACTAGCAGAATAAAGTATGACTAAACAAAACAAGTCTTGGTCCAGCCCCTCATCATCTACTTTTCAATAGTGCATAAAAACCAGAAGAGGCAATCCAGAGCTATGTCTGATTTATGCCTCTTCGGTCTGTTTAATAGCAAATAGAGAAATCGAATTGAGGTCAGTGCCTATTCTTCTTTCTCCTCTTTCTTTTTGTTCTTATTCGGGTCCCGTTTGGCAATCAGCTCACCATCTTTCAGCTTTTTCGAGACGGCAATAAATGGTCCTGAAACAATCTGTTCTCCTGGTTTCAGGCCTGATTTCACTTCAATATTTTCGAAGTCGCTGATACCGGTTTTTACTTCGCGCTGAACAGCTTTCCCGCCAACATTCACAAAAACAATTTCTTTTACCTTCTCTTTCTTTTCGGGTTGGTTGGTATTGCCAGACTGCTGGTTGTCGTTATCATCGGGTTTTTCTTTCTCACCCGTAGCATCTACCCCTTCGCCACGCGTTGTGACGGCGGCAATTGGAACTGCCAGTACGCCCATTTTTCGGTCGGTAATGATTTCGACCGAAGCGGTCATTCCCGGCTTGAATGGGTATCCTTTTTTATCTTTCTGAGCCAGTAGGTCGGAATAAGAATTATTCAGAATTTTCACTTTTACTTCAAACTCCGTAACGGCATCGGTCGATACGGTAGCCGCAGCCGACGAACCCGTGCTTCCGGCCAGCCCATTAGCCGTATTGGCAATTTCATAAACGATGCCTTTAAATTTACGACCGGCAGTCGTGTACGAATCAACTTCAATATCGGCAGTGTCGCCCAGGGTAACCCGAACAATATCGTTTTCATTCACATTGACCCGCACTTCCATATTTTGCAGATTGGCAATACGCATGATTTCGGTTCCGGCCATTTGCGATGTACCAACTACCCGTTCGCCTAACTCGATGTTGAGCTTCGAAACGGTGCCGTTCACGGGCGAATAAATTGTGGTTTTACGCAGGTTTTCACTGGCGTCGCGCAGGCTGGCCTCAGCACTCTGGATATTGAACTGAGCCGCCCGAACATTGGCATTGGCTGCTTCAACTTCCTGTTTGGCAACATTGTAGTTGGCCTCGCTGGTTTCCAGATCGGCCGACGACACTACTTTATCGGCAAACAATTTGCGATTACGTTCGTAGTCGGCCTTTGCCCGAATCAGCCGCGCACTCGACTGGGCTACCGATGCTTTCGACTGCTCTAGTTGTGCCCTGCTCTGATTTACGGTGGCTTTGGCCCGTGCCATCATCGATTCGTAGTTATCGGGCCGAATACGGCACAGCAACTGTCCGGCCTTTACCGGATCACCTTCGTTCACATAGAGGCCAATGATTTCGCCCGACACATCCGGACTTATTTTTACTTCTACCTGTGGCTGAACGCGCCCCGATGCGCTAACCCGTTCGATGATATTAGTACGCTTAACTTCGGCAAAATCGACTTCGGTGGGTTTGGGCTTCCCAATGATTCCTGTTTGTTTGGCGGCTACTAACCCAACGACAAGCACCACAACCAGTCCACCTAAAATCCACCAAATTCTGTTAGATTTCTTTCTCATAATGTGACAAGTATAATGAATAATGTAGAATGTAAAATGGTTGTAGCTCTTTTTTAAAAGCTGTTCTATTATTCATCATACATTGCACACTATTCACTAAAAACTAAGCGGTTTATTCTGATAATAATCTAAAATTTTCGTTCTGAATACGTAATCATACTTGGTTTGCACCAGACTGGCCCGCGCCCGATCCAGATTGGTTTTTGCAATCGTGTAATCGGTTGCGTTGATGGCTCCGGCATTCAAACGGCTTTCGGCGACTTCAAACGCTTTTTCGAGCGATGAAACCTGAACCTGCGTTGCCCGATACTTGTTGGCAGCAGCACGCATATTGGTATACGCTGTTTCGATTTGCTGGCGCAGGACCAATCGGGTATTCTGAGCAGTCAGTTCGGCTGTCTGCTGCTGAATTTTGGCTGTAGTGACCCGGTTCCGCGACAAATTGCCCTGAAAAATAGGTACACGCAGGAACAAAGACGCTGACTGGCTAAAGTTATTTTTAAGTTGGTTACCGTAGCTTACTCCCAACCGGTCATATTGGGGACTATTAGTGTAGACGGGAAGGTTATTTCCATTCGGATCAGTAAAATAGCCAAGTGTTTGTTGAATTGTCTGCCCATTAGGGGTTGATTTAGTGGCAGCGCTGGAATAGATCGTACTTAAACCTGCATTCAATGACAATGTTGGATAAAGGCCCCCTTTAGCAACTTGTACACCCAGCATAGCACTTTTTACACGCATATCAGCCCCTTTTATCTCGGGCAACGTGCTGGATGCTACATCGTATAATTGCTGTACACTAGCCGTATAGGGGTCCAGACCAGGATCAGGCACATTCACTGGCTCAACCTCAAAATCCTGGTTGATAGGCACATTCATCGACTGTAACAAGGCCACTTTAGCCAGGTCCACCGTATTCTGGGCGGTTACAATATCAACCTGATTACTGGCCAGAGTAGCCCGCAGTTCATATAAATTAGCTTCCGGCGCCGAGCCAGCGCTCACCAGGCGCTGCATACGGTCGAGCTGAGCCTGGGTCACTTCGGCTTGCCGCCGGGCAACCGCTAACTGCTCCGTACCAGTCAACACATTCAGATAGTTCTGGGCAACGGTCAACGAAACATTATTTTTGGTAGCATTCAGTTCCTGTTGGCTTGCCTGCAATGTCAGTTCATTTTGTTTGACCGTATTCCGCAATACCATGCCATTATATACTGTAAACGAAGCGTTTAACTGGTAGTTACTGGAATGAATCGTTTGCTGAACGAAGGCGTTTGACTGAGGGTTAATGCTATACCCACCGTTTATACCCTGGTTGGTCTGAAAACTGGTGGTTGGCAGCAAATTCAGCCGGGACTGATGCAGTTGCAAGTCGCTATTGGCAACTGTTAGCTGTCCCTGCCGAACAGTAATATTGTTCTGCTGGGCAATTTCAATACATTGTAACAAATTCAGCCTGGCCGGAGTAGATGCCGATGAAGCCGTTGCGGCACCGCTGAGCGACTCCGCATTCGGATTAGTTTGGGCATACGTTCCGGTAAGACTTGTTGTTAGCATCAGAGCAACAATGGCTCCGATTGATTTCCACGCCACTTGCATGTTCGCTGGATTTTGATGGTTCAATGTTACAAACTTACTTTCGGGGCAACTATTATTTTGGGATAAACGGCGCAAACTAAGCATGTTTCTGGTTTATAATTCGGATATACTTACAGAAGACGAGTTTCAATTGCCGGTCGGCGACCGGGCTTTTCAATATGGTGATGGCCTTTTCGAGACAATTCGCTACGAAAACAACCACCTTTGGTTTTGGTCTGATCACATGACTCGCCTAACAGCTGGCATGCTGGCATTAGGCTTATCGGTGCCTGCCGGATTCAATGAACCCACCATTCAGCATTCGATTCTTCGGTTGATTTCGGCTAATGGCCTTACTCCTAATCCGGCCCGGATTAAGCTCCAGGTCTGGCGAAAACCGGGCGGACTCTACACACCTTCCAGTCAGGATTTCAACTGGCTGATTACCGCTCGTGAAGGACAGCCCTTTCGGATAAGCAAGCAGACAAAAATAGGAATTTTTGACACCTACCGCCTGAACGAATCCCCAGTTTCGGCATTTAAAACGCTGAACGCGCTACCTTATGTGCTAGCCGGCCAACACAAACAAAAACATGGTTTCAGCGATGTTGCCCTACTGAATGTTGGCGGTTACCTTGCCGAGTGCGTGGCATCGAACCTGTTCTGGTTTCAGAATGGCCTTCTCTACACACCTTCTCTCCATACGGGTTGCATTGATGGTATTGCCCGGCGGCAATTAATGCGCCGTTTCCCCGATATCCAGGAGGGCTTATTCTTGCCAACAATACTCGATGAAGCTGAGGCTGTTTTTGCGGCTAATGTTATGGGTATTCAATTGTTCAGCGGAGGATGGCCCGACAAACGGCTAGACCAAATCAGGGAAATTTTCATACATAAATCTGTTTAAGTTAAGCTTTCGGGTAGCGTCGATTGGTATTGATCGGTGCTAAGCAGCAACCAGTAGATCAAGTGCCGTGCCATCCTGATTAACCATTGACTTACAGATAATTACACGAAAAGCCTGATTCACTTCGTCCGTTCCCGGACAATTTTTTACCCAAAATCGGACAGGCCGTAACGGCTTACCCTCTGCCCGATCCGAAAACCTGACGAAACTCAATAAATGGCAAAAAAAGTGAGTAGCTATACTTTTTAAGCCCCTGTTACTATCTTTACTTAACTACAACTAGCGAAACCGCTAACCCATCTCTGCCGTACCATTTTTTATAAGATTACATTTTTCGAAAACCAATAAGACTTCTTACAGCTTATGGGTTTATGAATCTAATGAAGCAATTTCAAGATTTGCCCGCCCGCCGTCAGGAACAACTGATGGCTTTTGATCGCCTGCTGACTATTATGGACGAACTTCGCGCTCAGTGCCCCTGGGATCGTAAGCAAACCATGGATAGTCTGCGGCATCTGACCATTGAAGAAACCTACGAATTGTCGGATGCCATTCTCGAAAAAGACATGGGTGAGATTCGGAAAGAACTGGGCGACATTCAGCTCCATCTGGTTTTTTACGCCAAAATCGCATCAGAAACGGGCAACTTCGACATAGCTGACGTGCTGAACGGCGTTTGCGACAAGCTCATTAGCCGTCATCCACATATTTACGGCGATGCCGTTGCCGAGACCGAAGAGCAGGTTAAGGCCAACTGGGAGCAATTGAAACTCAAAGAAGGAAACAAGTCTGTGTTGGCGGGCGTGCCGGGTTCGTTGCCAGCGCTGGTAAAAGCAATGCGGATTCAGGAAAAAGCACGAGGAGCCGGATTCG harbors:
- a CDS encoding alpha-L-fucosidase, whose protein sequence is MKRLLLVIFCCAFLSGVNAQYKPTWESIDSRPVPGWFEDAKFGIFIHWGLFSVPAFGPTARDGVGVYDRYAEWYWWKSTDPKSPAYPIFTKFQDRVYGKNFKYQDFAEGFTCELFKPDEWADILKRSGARYVVLTSKHHEGFTLWPSAQSWNWNAVDVGPHRDLAGDLIKSVRDKGLRMGYYYSLYEWFNPLYKSDVNAYVDNHMIPQMKDLVTRYKPDILWTDGEWDHPSEVWKSTEFLAWLYNDSPVKNDVVVNDRWGKETRSKHGGIFTTEYDLIHDGNSEGVKFARPWEECRGIGSSFGYNRAEILDDYSTSRQLIGILIDKVARGGNLLLNIGPTADGRIPVIMQQRLHDIGDWLAVNGDAIYKSRAWENAPKVTKDTRLFFTRKGNDLYAICTEWPTQPIAIPAIKKPTRVSLLGFNGTIAMKGNSIVPPAVTPATIPCQYAWVFKLENALSDQRTVR
- a CDS encoding NAD(P)/FAD-dependent oxidoreductase, encoding MLLTHKQVAIIGAGPVGLTMARLLQQAGVDVMVYERDKDAQTRIWGGTLDLHKKSGQEAMKKAGLLERYYAIALPMGINIANPHGTIVTTKTPTPENRYDNPEINRNDLRKMLLDSLKSNTVVWDRKLIGLEACNGQWLLQFENKPDATADFVIVANGGMSKVRSYVTDSEVEETGTFIIQGDVPQPEVKCPEFYQLCNSHRLMAAYEGNLLVANPYNNGILTYGVIFEKPQEWSHTNGLDFENTDSISTFLLNRFSTWSAPYRQLVSATSFFVGLPTRKLPLTEPWKNDRPLPITLIGDAAHLMPPFAGQGVNTGLIDALILSDNLTNGKHATLEEAINHYEQQMLVYAAEAQHESGENEIEMRDPAFSFQKFIQ
- a CDS encoding efflux RND transporter periplasmic adaptor subunit; translated protein: MRKKSNRIWWILGGLVVVLVVGLVAAKQTGIIGKPKPTEVDFAEVKRTNIIERVSASGRVQPQVEVKISPDVSGEIIGLYVNEGDPVKAGQLLCRIRPDNYESMMARAKATVNQSRAQLEQSKASVAQSSARLIRAKADYERNRKLFADKVVSSADLETSEANYNVAKQEVEAANANVRAAQFNIQSAEASLRDASENLRKTTIYSPVNGTVSKLNIELGERVVGTSQMAGTEIMRIANLQNMEVRVNVNENDIVRVTLGDTADIEVDSYTTAGRKFKGIVYEIANTANGLAGSTGSSAAATVSTDAVTEFEVKVKILNNSYSDLLAQKDKKGYPFKPGMTASVEIITDRKMGVLAVPIAAVTTRGEGVDATGEKEKPDDNDNQQSGNTNQPEKKEKVKEIVFVNVGGKAVQREVKTGISDFENIEVKSGLKPGEQIVSGPFIAVSKKLKDGELIAKRDPNKNKKKEEKEE
- a CDS encoding helix-turn-helix domain-containing protein — protein: MPAICMQHQEFEPPEELRDTIKCFWYDRRDFGEQQSGFEVIPDGYAEIIFYFGSACSTVYHGDLLTLPSPFMVGLLNRPVIFYAQHRLEIIGVRCFPWTVFTLLGLPSGKDNVRIFEHPIVQLQSTLAEWMLAGKPEDALAQLIPYFLNARSGIDTGSMLFKAGAAMRAANGTMPVSQLATTAHATVRTLERKFKQFSGHSVKDVSGLMRFEQVRNHLWLYPNASLAGLAYELGYTDQAHLSREFKRYSGTTPAVFARKRKKNKLVLSDDLIAFTPA
- a CDS encoding TolC family protein gives rise to the protein MQVAWKSIGAIVALMLTTSLTGTYAQTNPNAESLSGAATASSASTPARLNLLQCIEIAQQNNITVRQGQLTVANSDLQLHQSRLNLLPTTSFQTNQGINGGYSINPQSNAFVQQTIHSSNYQLNASFTVYNGMVLRNTVKQNELTLQASQQELNATKNNVSLTVAQNYLNVLTGTEQLAVARRQAEVTQAQLDRMQRLVSAGSAPEANLYELRATLASNQVDIVTAQNTVDLAKVALLQSMNVPINQDFEVEPVNVPDPGLDPYTASVQQLYDVASSTLPEIKGADMRVKSAMLGVQVAKGGLYPTLSLNAGLSTIYSSAATKSTPNGQTIQQTLGYFTDPNGNNLPVYTNSPQYDRLGVSYGNQLKNNFSQSASLFLRVPIFQGNLSRNRVTTAKIQQQTAELTAQNTRLVLRQQIETAYTNMRAAANKYRATQVQVSSLEKAFEVAESRLNAGAINATDYTIAKTNLDRARASLVQTKYDYVFRTKILDYYQNKPLSF
- a CDS encoding helix-turn-helix domain-containing protein produces the protein MKKMAATPHPINSISELHRLLGLPKPLQPMVSLVHNCTVNLRKDQFPQALLLNFYKMSFIEDMRGKVKYGQSYYDFDEGGMVFVAPGQLLTAASDVNEYEGFNLFVHPDFLRGYPLAATIETYHFFTYTANEALHLSAKERTTIISVFKIIEDELESHIDDSSQDVIISQIELLLNYSNRFYKRQFTTRKVLNNDLLARLERVMDAYLDQDMALTDGRPTVHYLAEQLNVSPHYLSDMLRTQTGQNAQQHIHGKIIERAKLLLSNTGLTVAEVAYQLGFEYPQSFNKLFKQKTHVSPLEFRKAFN
- a CDS encoding alpha/beta hydrolase, with translation MTTTNQTDASTAVESKAVTFKSNGLRIAGMLYLPADFRASAQPRPAIVVGHPGAGVKEQTAGLYAGLLANNGYVALAFDAAYQGESEGLPRNYEDPTQRIEDIKAAVTFLASMPEIDANRIGVLGICASGGYGVAATATDHRIKVLATVCAAGIGHQFRQGGDGLQSPQVIQALLEQAAADRCEVDNGKEPGEFSIFPPTAELAKALGQHVYEGWEYYCTDRGYHLRSAKTFTWKSVELVAGFDAFRFANLIAPRPLLMIAGSEAKTLWMTQEAIKTAQEPKELFMIDGATHVDLYDKMEFVTPAITKLLAFYTTTL